GCGTTTGTGCATATCGATCGCTGGAGATGGATATACTCCTGATCGATCGTCGTCAATACAGACGGTGGCTCACACGCCTGATCTGAGGTGACATCCTCCAGAGACGCCCGGAGGAAAACCTCCCGCACTGTTATAAAATACTTGTCTGATCGTTGCTAGTGTAGTACCGTTATTTGTACTGATTACCACTGGTTGCAACGTTCGAACCAGAGATGCCCTGGTAGAGGGTGTTGTTAACGAGCTCGGCAGCTCCTTTGACGACCTTGACAGCGACGTCGCCGTTGTAAGCACCGGCAGTAATCTCACGAACACTGACTCCCTCCCCTTCGATAGTGAGCGGACGACCGCTCGACGCGTAGTCACCGCCCTTGACGAGAACGTTGTCAGAGAAGATCCCGAGCGCGCGACGGTGGTCGCCTGCGGGCAGATCGACATCGAGATCGTGGAACTCACACCCATCGCGTGCGCAGTAGATGGCGTTGCGACCACCGCTTTCACCGGTCGCTTCCCCTTTGAGGGTGAGGTTTTTGACGACAACCGGAAGATCACCGTCTTTGATCTGCAGTGCCTGCCCTGGGTGGTTATGAGTGATGGAACAGCCTTCCATGAGAACCTCACCAGCACCCTTACGGATGGCGACCGAATCGATACTGTCCCGTGCGTCGTTGTCCTCAGTGACGATCTCGGTGTTTTTGATCACCGCGGATTCGACTGGTTCACGGGCGAAAATGGCGTGACCGTTCGGTCGGGGCATCTCGATGAGACAATCGGAGATGGTGATGTTGCTCCCGCCATCGAGACGGATGCCGTGTTGTCCATCGTCGAGAGGACGGTTCTGGTCGATAACGACGTGGGCACCGTACACACCGCTGTTGTCGCCCGTAATGCGGATGCTCCCGGATTTACAGTTCTGGAATCGTCCCCCTTTGACCAGAACCTGACCGGGGCTGTTGGAGTCATACACGCCGTTGTCGGGGAACGCGCCGATAACACAGTTTTCGATGTCGACGCGACCGGTGTGATAGGGAGACAGAAGGAATGCAGTCGGTCCCCATTCGACAGTGGGCATAGCGTCCTGGGAGGTGTTTTTCGTGAATTCGCCTCCCTCGGGCATTTCGACGTTCCTGACGACGCCGTATCCATCGGAACCGACGATGTCGACGTGCATCGGTCCCCACGTTCCAGCATCGTGAACTCCCTCGAAGGTGATATTCTCGGCGATCAATCCGTCGGAAACCGACATATCGAACGCGCGCAGGCCGGTGTTCGGCGCGGAGTAATCGACCGTGAAGTTCTTAACCTCAAGGTTCCGTCCCGGATTGTAGCGCACACCGAATTTGAACATCCGGGCCTCGCTCTTGTACTCGTCCGCAGGAGCTGGCACGAGCGTGGCATTGTTACCGATCATTCCGAAGTTCTCGAAGCCGGTAAGCCGAACCAGCTCGTCGATGTAGTAGCGTCCTTCCGGGAACTTGAGTAGCGTGTTATCGCCAGCCAACTTCTGGATTACGGAAGAAATCGATTTTCCCCCGGTGTTGTCCGCTCCCGCTTCGACGACGTTGATAACTTCGTCGTACTCGATTTCTGGCTCCGACTCGGACTCCGGCGCCTCGGTCTGAAGCTCGACCTCGTCCGTGGATGCCTTTTTCAGCTCCACGTCCTGGTCGATATCGCCCGTATCCTGCCGCGAACAGGACGACGCAGCGGCCGTCCCGGACACCGAAAGCGATGCTGCTGCAGCACCGGTCGTTCCAAGGAACGATCGGCGACTGACGCCTGGTGACAGACGCGACAGTGTACTGGCCTCTTCTCTCTCTGGCATAGTCCATTGGGATCACGGGAGTACTCTACAAAATAACTTACTATATCGATCAGCCATCTGCCAGACAAATACGGTCCAGCAGCCAAAAAGAATATAGTACTGTAACAGCCAATAACTCCGGTTTATGGAAACGTAGCGTACTAGTATCCTACTAGATGTAGGAATAATATATATTCAATGCTAATCATCCGGGTTTATTTCTTGATATTTGGTGTTATTTCCTCCCCATATGCTTGCAGCATCATCCTCAAACATCACCCGCGCGAGGATCCGTTAGTTCGACGGAGTGAGAAAGCGCCGTATCGCGGTGATCCCCGGCGCACCATCGAAGAGCCAGACGACGACGGCGAGCACCACCGGACCGAAATACACCGCGAGAAGGACCAGCACGGCAGCCAACCCCTCGTCCGCGAAGAAATTGAGGAACGAGATGATGTAGGCTTGCACGCGCGCGAGTCCGCTGAGATCGGTAGAATACGGTGGGAGGGTCACGACTGGCCACAACACACGCGCGAAGGTGTAGGGATTGCCGGAGAACAACCCAAAGAGGAGATCGCCGACGATGTGTGACCAGTAGCCGAGGAGGAACGCCAACCCGTATTCGGTCCGTCGTCGCCACACGGCACCCGCAACCACGAGCATCCCGAGGGGAACCGCAACGAACACCGAATGAGCAACCGAATACCCCTGTGGGAACAGCTCAAACACCCACGACAGCGTTTTATCGACGAGATCAGGGAGCTGGGTCCCGAGCAGGAGCACGATCACTGGATACCCCTGTGGCGTTCGACCGAACAACCTCGATCCAAAGGAGTACAGCAGATAGCCGAACGCGGCGTGACCCCATGGCCACATCGTTATGAACTCCCTAGGGCGCGTGATGGCTCCAGAACCGCTGGCGCAGCGAGCGACTCCTGTTCATCACCATCGGACGAGGAAAGCTGGAATCGAGAGACGTAGTCGGTGGAATTGAGCGAATGTTGGTCGGGCGCACTACCCTCGTACATGTAAAACGTGAGCTGTTCTCCATCGTTGGGTGGGTCGTATCTGATGCGTCCCTCCTCGCCGCCATCGACGGTTCGAGTCGTTTCATTGATCTCCTCGCCATCGTTGGTGACGACGACCGTGTACTCTTGGGCCGCACTCTCGTTGTTCCAGATCACTGCCGTCACTGGTCGTCCCTCTACGACCGCCGTTTCCGCTGCTTGTGCCGACACGTTGTTGGAGCTTTCGTTCTGTGCAACGACGAGGAATCCGGAGTTAGAAGATTGAGCTGGATCCATGAACACAAAGCCAGCGGTGCTGGCAACCAACACGAGTAAACTGAGGCCGAACATCCCGAGGAAAGACGCGTCCATCGGGATCCCTTTCGTGGTTATTTCGACGGTGTAACGCTCTTCCGGAGGAAGAACGATCCGTCGAGCGATGGCGAAGATAATCATCGATCCAGTGAAGCCAAACAGCATGATAGCGATCCGTCGCGTGTCGAATCCCACCGTGAAATTCAGCCCGAAAACGGTGAATGCAACGACAGCGAGACTAAGCGCGATCGACAGCACGAACCGTTCGATGTTACCCAACAGAAAGTCCGTCTCGGAACCCTGTTGGGCTTGTCGATTCGGTGAGCCCCATGGCTGGCGACCCCGGCGCGACCGGGAGAGCTGACTTTCTTCGGGGAACAATGCCGAGAGAAACGCGTACCCGGGCAGGAACACCAGAAGTGGGTAGACGAGGGCGGTTCGTGCCGGTCCATCGAGCGTAAACAGGGCCACACCCGCCACGGCCGATAAGAGCGCGACGGCGAGGAGGTCGAGCAGCCAACGTACCATTTAGGCGCTGTAGCGGTTGGAGGAGGTTAAAGCTCACTAGACTGTTTCCATCGTTGCAGTTTGGCTTCCAAACGAATACGCTCCAGCTATAGTCTCAGACCCGGAAAAACAGCCGAGACGGGAAAACCCCTCCTCGGAGTGGATGGAAACAGATCACAACAATGCTACCGAGTACCTCGGCGAGTGCATTAGACAACCTATAATAAAGAGCACCGAGTTCGTGGTAAGCGAAAATGCACGGGTTGAGGCACCAAAACCAGAAGCGACGTCTGGGCTTCGAGCTCAGCAGGCAGTGGGATGTCAGTGGTCGTAGCGCGCGATCAGCAAGCGGGGTGAGATAGCTGTGTCCGAGATACCGATCGCCGATCCCCAACTCGGGGAAGCCGAGCGAGCCGCAGTGCTCGACGTACTCGAAGCCGGTGATCTCGCGGCCGGGGAGGCGGTAGCCGCGTTCGAGGAAGCGTTCGCGGAG
The sequence above is drawn from the Halocatena salina genome and encodes:
- a CDS encoding metal-dependent hydrolase; translated protein: MWPWGHAAFGYLLYSFGSRLFGRTPQGYPVIVLLLGTQLPDLVDKTLSWVFELFPQGYSVAHSVFVAVPLGMLVVAGAVWRRRTEYGLAFLLGYWSHIVGDLLFGLFSGNPYTFARVLWPVVTLPPYSTDLSGLARVQAYIISFLNFFADEGLAAVLVLLAVYFGPVVLAVVVWLFDGAPGITAIRRFLTPSN
- a CDS encoding right-handed parallel beta-helix repeat-containing protein, with protein sequence MPEREEASTLSRLSPGVSRRSFLGTTGAAAASLSVSGTAAASSCSRQDTGDIDQDVELKKASTDEVELQTEAPESESEPEIEYDEVINVVEAGADNTGGKSISSVIQKLAGDNTLLKFPEGRYYIDELVRLTGFENFGMIGNNATLVPAPADEYKSEARMFKFGVRYNPGRNLEVKNFTVDYSAPNTGLRAFDMSVSDGLIAENITFEGVHDAGTWGPMHVDIVGSDGYGVVRNVEMPEGGEFTKNTSQDAMPTVEWGPTAFLLSPYHTGRVDIENCVIGAFPDNGVYDSNSPGQVLVKGGRFQNCKSGSIRITGDNSGVYGAHVVIDQNRPLDDGQHGIRLDGGSNITISDCLIEMPRPNGHAIFAREPVESAVIKNTEIVTEDNDARDSIDSVAIRKGAGEVLMEGCSITHNHPGQALQIKDGDLPVVVKNLTLKGEATGESGGRNAIYCARDGCEFHDLDVDLPAGDHRRALGIFSDNVLVKGGDYASSGRPLTIEGEGVSVREITAGAYNGDVAVKVVKGAAELVNNTLYQGISGSNVATSGNQYK
- a CDS encoding DUF1616 domain-containing protein, with product MVRWLLDLLAVALLSAVAGVALFTLDGPARTALVYPLLVFLPGYAFLSALFPEESQLSRSRRGRQPWGSPNRQAQQGSETDFLLGNIERFVLSIALSLAVVAFTVFGLNFTVGFDTRRIAIMLFGFTGSMIIFAIARRIVLPPEERYTVEITTKGIPMDASFLGMFGLSLLVLVASTAGFVFMDPAQSSNSGFLVVAQNESSNNVSAQAAETAVVEGRPVTAVIWNNESAAQEYTVVVTNDGEEINETTRTVDGGEEGRIRYDPPNDGEQLTFYMYEGSAPDQHSLNSTDYVSRFQLSSSDGDEQESLAAPAVLEPSRALGSS